One Sphingomonas endolithica DNA segment encodes these proteins:
- a CDS encoding manganese catalase family protein: MFMHNKRLQYTVRVSEPNPVLASLMLEQFGGADGELAAAMRYFTQGLGETDAGRKDLLLDIATEELSHLEVIGSIVAMLNKGAKAQLAEAAMTEAELYLSMTAGGNSHTQSLLYGGGPSLTNSSGVPWTAAYIDSRGDPTCDLRSNIAAESRAKIVYERLINITDDPGIKEALGFLMTREVAHQKSFEKALYAIENNFPAGKLPGIEKYANVYVNTSQGEGDENGPWNTGEQWERIDNLEETMPIDEGDGTATVGLSKSDAAVAEKLAKRTASDPSSDPETGVDLGAGPGAGLISGEDLGGAKDVNDAAKIADKM, translated from the coding sequence ATGTTCATGCACAATAAGCGGTTGCAATATACCGTCCGAGTATCCGAGCCCAATCCGGTACTGGCATCCTTAATGCTGGAGCAGTTCGGTGGGGCCGATGGCGAATTGGCGGCAGCGATGCGCTATTTTACGCAGGGGTTGGGCGAAACCGATGCCGGTCGGAAAGACCTGCTGCTCGACATCGCGACCGAGGAGCTCAGCCATTTGGAGGTGATCGGTTCGATCGTCGCCATGCTCAACAAGGGCGCGAAGGCGCAGCTTGCAGAGGCGGCGATGACCGAGGCAGAACTGTACCTGTCGATGACGGCTGGCGGTAATAGCCATACCCAGTCGCTACTATACGGTGGCGGTCCGTCGCTGACTAATTCGTCTGGTGTGCCATGGACGGCTGCATACATCGATAGCCGCGGTGATCCGACGTGCGACCTGCGCTCCAACATCGCCGCGGAATCGCGCGCCAAGATCGTCTACGAGCGGCTGATCAACATTACGGACGATCCCGGCATCAAGGAGGCGTTGGGCTTCCTGATGACGCGCGAAGTCGCCCACCAGAAGTCGTTCGAGAAGGCGCTGTATGCGATCGAGAACAACTTTCCGGCCGGCAAGCTGCCAGGCATCGAGAAATATGCGAACGTCTATGTCAACACGTCGCAGGGCGAGGGAGACGAGAACGGACCGTGGAACACTGGTGAGCAGTGGGAGCGGATCGACAATCTCGAAGAGACGATGCCGATCGACGAAGGCGACGGAACGGCCACGGTTGGTCTTAGCAAGTCGGATGCGGCAGTTGCAGAAAAGCTCGCCAAGCGTACGGCTTCCGATCCATCCAGCGATCCAGAAACCGGTGTTGATTTGGGCGCAGGACCGGGCGCCGGGCTCATCAGTGGCGAAGATCTGGGCGGAGCCAAGGACGTCAACGACGCGGCCAAGATCGCAGACAAGATGTAA
- a CDS encoding BadF/BadG/BcrA/BcrD ATPase family protein, translating into MTYFLGIDAGGSNCRARLVDAQGVVIGQGRSGPANARIGIEPLYRTLLDTADQALAEAGLSLAQRGTIHAGMGIAGITRLGMHTALAELEFGFASVAFASDATIANLGAHAGGDGAILIIGTGSAARLRIDGKDFTIGGYGFPISDEGSAAALGLSAMRHALRALDGRTRKTPLSTAITEGFGHDTARAIAWMDQATPRDYGAFAPLVMEYAEANDPIARSIVENAAGHIERFIETIFERGVTRCTLVGGLAPRMSSWLRARTMQRLSSPLGDPLDGALRLAGFISAPTASAAPLSPGQSA; encoded by the coding sequence ATGACCTATTTTCTCGGTATCGATGCCGGCGGCAGCAATTGCCGCGCCCGATTGGTCGACGCGCAGGGCGTGGTGATCGGGCAGGGACGCTCGGGACCGGCCAACGCCCGGATCGGCATAGAACCGCTTTACAGGACGCTCCTCGATACCGCCGACCAGGCCTTGGCCGAAGCCGGTCTGTCGCTCGCGCAGCGCGGCACGATCCACGCCGGGATGGGCATCGCCGGCATCACCCGCCTGGGTATGCACACGGCCCTGGCGGAGCTCGAGTTCGGCTTTGCATCGGTCGCCTTCGCCAGCGACGCGACGATCGCCAATCTGGGCGCGCACGCTGGTGGCGACGGCGCGATCCTCATTATCGGTACGGGCAGTGCGGCAAGGCTGCGGATCGACGGCAAGGACTTCACCATCGGTGGCTACGGCTTTCCCATCTCCGACGAAGGTAGCGCCGCGGCGCTTGGCCTGAGCGCGATGCGCCATGCGCTGCGTGCGCTCGACGGCCGCACGCGCAAGACGCCGCTGAGCACCGCGATTACCGAGGGCTTCGGCCACGACACCGCGCGCGCCATCGCCTGGATGGACCAGGCGACGCCGCGTGACTATGGCGCCTTCGCACCGCTGGTAATGGAATACGCGGAGGCGAACGACCCCATCGCGCGCTCGATTGTCGAAAACGCTGCGGGTCATATCGAACGCTTTATCGAGACGATCTTCGAACGCGGCGTGACACGCTGCACGCTGGTGGGCGGCCTGGCACCGCGGATGAGTTCGTGGCTCCGTGCCCGCACAATGCAGCGCCTGAGCAGCCCGCTCGGCGATCCCCTGGACGGCGCCCTCAGGCTCGCGGGTTTCATCTCTGCTCCGACCGCCTCGGCCGCGCCCCTGTCTCCAGGGCAGTCGGCTTGA
- the dld gene encoding D-lactate dehydrogenase encodes MTTARSTLERETHLLLALRAAVGRRHVLTSARSTARFCRGYRTGEGPAIAVVRPGSLVELWRVAQACVTADVSIIVQASNTGLTGGSTPDGADYPGGLVIISTTRLAGLRVIRGGQQVLCLPGTTLHRLEHALRPYDREPHSVIGSSCLGASVVGGVCNNSGGSLIRRGPAYTELALFAQVRADGTLRLVNHLGIALGDDPEAMLSRLDSGAFTEADIDPAGDRRAHDHDYADHVRDIDSAVPARFNADPRCLFESAGSAGKLIVFAVRLDTFAREAETCTFYIGTNEPARLTELRRTMLRDFDTLPIAGEYMHRTAFDVADRYGRDTFFAIERLGTDRLPALLAAKAWFDAATEWSGKGLSDRLLQWSSRFIPDPLPARMRRYRDRFEHHLILKVGAGQAASVRALLARVFPGDDAGDRFECTAPEAAKAFLHRFVAAGAAVRYRAVHADSVEDIVALDVALPRNTREWAEQLPPEREREVIHALYYGHFFCQVFHQDYIVRKGSDPLAFEHALWALFDARGAQYPAEHNVGHLYVARPELARFYRSIDPRNQLNPGIGQTVRARDWGATAVNGDTP; translated from the coding sequence ATGACGACGGCCCGATCGACACTCGAGCGCGAAACGCATCTGCTGCTGGCCCTACGGGCGGCGGTCGGCAGGCGGCACGTGCTCACCTCGGCCCGCAGCACCGCGCGCTTCTGTAGGGGCTATCGGACGGGCGAAGGGCCGGCGATCGCCGTGGTGCGGCCGGGCAGCCTGGTCGAGCTGTGGCGCGTCGCGCAGGCGTGCGTCACGGCGGACGTGTCGATAATCGTGCAGGCCTCGAACACCGGCCTCACCGGCGGATCTACGCCGGACGGCGCGGATTATCCCGGCGGGCTCGTCATCATCAGCACCACGCGGCTCGCCGGCCTTCGCGTTATCCGTGGCGGCCAGCAGGTGCTCTGCCTGCCCGGCACCACGCTGCACCGGCTCGAACACGCACTGCGCCCCTATGACCGCGAGCCGCATTCGGTGATTGGCTCGTCGTGCCTCGGCGCGTCGGTAGTGGGCGGCGTGTGCAACAATTCGGGCGGCTCGCTGATCCGCCGCGGCCCGGCCTATACCGAGCTCGCCCTATTCGCACAGGTGCGAGCCGACGGCACGCTCCGCCTAGTGAACCATCTCGGCATCGCGCTGGGCGACGATCCCGAAGCCATGCTGTCTCGACTCGACAGCGGCGCCTTCACCGAAGCCGACATCGATCCGGCCGGTGATCGGCGCGCGCACGACCACGACTATGCCGACCATGTCCGCGACATCGACAGCGCGGTGCCCGCGCGGTTCAACGCCGATCCGCGCTGCCTGTTCGAGAGTGCAGGCAGTGCCGGCAAGCTGATCGTCTTCGCGGTGCGCCTCGACACGTTCGCGCGCGAGGCCGAGACCTGCACCTTCTACATCGGCACGAACGAGCCCGCCCGGCTGACCGAGCTGCGCCGCACGATGCTGCGCGATTTTGACACGCTGCCGATCGCGGGCGAATATATGCACCGCACTGCGTTCGACGTGGCGGACCGCTACGGCCGTGACACGTTCTTTGCTATCGAGCGGCTCGGGACGGATCGCCTGCCCGCGCTGCTCGCGGCCAAGGCATGGTTCGACGCGGCGACCGAGTGGTCGGGCAAGGGCCTGAGCGACCGCCTCCTGCAATGGTCCAGCCGCTTCATCCCGGATCCTCTTCCCGCACGCATGCGCCGGTATCGCGATCGCTTCGAGCACCATCTGATCCTGAAGGTGGGTGCCGGCCAGGCCGCGTCCGTCCGGGCGCTGCTCGCGCGCGTGTTTCCCGGTGACGATGCCGGCGACCGCTTCGAATGCACCGCGCCGGAAGCCGCCAAGGCATTCCTTCACCGCTTCGTGGCCGCAGGCGCCGCAGTGCGCTACCGCGCGGTGCACGCCGACAGCGTCGAGGACATCGTCGCGCTGGACGTCGCGCTGCCGCGCAACACGCGCGAATGGGCCGAGCAGTTGCCCCCCGAACGAGAGCGCGAGGTGATCCACGCGCTCTATTACGGCCACTTCTTCTGTCAGGTGTTCCACCAGGACTATATCGTGCGCAAGGGCTCGGACCCGCTTGCCTTCGAACACGCATTGTGGGCGCTGTTCGATGCGCGCGGCGCGCAATACCCGGCCGAGCACAACGTCGGTCACCTGTACGTCGCACGACCCGAACTCGCGCGATTCTATCGCAGCATCGACCCGCGCAACCAACTTAACCCCGGCATCGGCCAGACCGTGCGAGCGCGGGACTGGGGTGCAACGGCCGTCAACGGAGACACGCCATGA
- a CDS encoding protein O-GlcNAcase: MTPELGLIEGRFGRIWSEAERSHVVATLATAGYAFYHYGPKADRSLRREWRLTHDADRTESLVRLSAECRAAGMRFGMAITPVGSTHPFDDATRADLRRRVADLDAIGVDDLAVLFDDLRGDMPDLAQRQADVVDFCAGLTSASRVYTCPTYYSDDPVLDLVFGDRARDYLHDLGRRLDPAVQVYWTGEEVCSREIGGAHLARVADELGRPVCLWDNYPVNDGARMSRFLHLRAFTGRPARIADHVSGHAINPAIQAHLGCIPALTLPMAYAQADDYAYGQAFAAAAIQQLGASFARMLQQDLPAFQDVGLERLGARTEQLRARYAGIDHPAAREILHWLDGDDLMTDDEVQTQ; encoded by the coding sequence GTGACGCCCGAACTCGGCCTGATCGAAGGCCGCTTCGGCCGGATCTGGAGCGAGGCCGAGCGCAGCCACGTTGTCGCCACGCTCGCGACGGCGGGCTACGCTTTCTACCATTACGGTCCGAAGGCTGATCGCTCGCTGCGCCGCGAGTGGCGCCTAACCCATGACGCCGATCGCACCGAGTCCCTCGTCCGGCTCTCGGCCGAATGTCGCGCGGCCGGCATGCGGTTCGGCATGGCCATCACCCCGGTGGGATCGACGCATCCGTTCGACGACGCCACCCGCGCCGACCTGCGCCGGCGCGTCGCCGATCTCGATGCGATCGGCGTGGACGATCTCGCCGTGCTGTTCGACGATCTGCGCGGCGACATGCCGGATCTCGCGCAGCGGCAGGCCGACGTCGTCGATTTCTGCGCCGGTCTGACCAGCGCCTCGCGCGTCTATACCTGTCCCACCTATTATTCCGACGATCCGGTGCTCGACCTGGTGTTCGGCGATCGCGCGCGCGACTACCTCCACGATCTCGGCCGCAGGCTCGATCCCGCGGTGCAGGTCTATTGGACCGGCGAGGAAGTCTGCTCGCGCGAGATCGGCGGCGCCCATCTCGCGCGGGTCGCGGACGAACTCGGCCGCCCGGTCTGCCTGTGGGACAATTACCCGGTGAACGACGGCGCCCGCATGTCGAGGTTCCTGCACCTGCGCGCCTTTACCGGCCGGCCGGCGCGCATCGCCGATCATGTCTCGGGCCACGCCATCAACCCGGCGATCCAGGCGCATCTCGGCTGCATCCCCGCGCTGACGCTGCCGATGGCCTACGCACAGGCCGACGATTACGCCTATGGCCAGGCCTTTGCGGCGGCCGCGATACAACAGCTCGGCGCCTCGTTCGCCCGCATGCTGCAGCAGGATCTTCCGGCGTTTCAGGATGTTGGGCTCGAACGGCTGGGCGCTCGGACCGAACAGCTGCGCGCGCGCTACGCCGGCATCGATCACCCCGCCGCGCGCGAGATCCTGCACTGGCTGGACGGCGACGACTTGATGACCGACGACGAGGTTCAGACGCAGTAA
- the nagA gene encoding N-acetylglucosamine-6-phosphate deacetylase has product MTAQALVGARIVLADRVVEGQALIVDGDRIVGLADSGAVPAGCAVQQVGGWLLPGFIDTQVNGGGDVLFNDMPAVEGIRAIAAAHRRYGTTGLLPTLISDYPDVVAAAIVAGEAALEQRVPGVLGVHIEGPHLNAAKKGIHDQSRFAPIDDAVLARLMAPTIGRRIVTLAPELAPPGAVRALADAGVLVCAGHSLAGYDQTGAALADGLAGFTHLFNAMTQFLSREPGMVGAALEDRASHFGLIVDGLHVHPAALRVALLARGIEGAMLVTDAMPPVGGARDHFTLMSQEIVVIDGTCRGPDGTLAGSALSMAQSLRNAMDMLGCDIVAASRMASGNPAAFLRLAHETGTIAPGLRADLVLLDDARRVRATWIGGMREDHGE; this is encoded by the coding sequence ATGACCGCCCAGGCTCTTGTCGGGGCGCGCATCGTCCTTGCCGACCGCGTGGTCGAGGGGCAAGCGCTGATCGTCGACGGCGACCGCATCGTCGGCCTGGCCGATTCCGGCGCGGTTCCCGCGGGCTGCGCGGTGCAGCAGGTCGGCGGCTGGCTGCTGCCGGGCTTCATCGACACGCAGGTCAACGGCGGCGGGGACGTGCTGTTCAACGACATGCCCGCCGTCGAGGGTATCCGCGCGATCGCCGCCGCGCACCGCCGCTATGGCACCACCGGACTGCTGCCCACGCTCATCAGCGACTATCCCGATGTCGTCGCTGCCGCGATCGTCGCGGGCGAGGCAGCGCTCGAACAGCGCGTTCCCGGCGTCCTCGGCGTGCATATCGAGGGGCCGCATCTCAACGCGGCCAAGAAGGGCATCCACGATCAGAGCCGCTTCGCGCCGATCGACGATGCCGTGCTCGCCCGGCTGATGGCGCCGACGATCGGTCGCCGGATCGTCACGCTCGCGCCGGAGCTCGCACCACCTGGCGCCGTCCGCGCGCTGGCCGATGCCGGCGTGCTGGTATGTGCCGGGCACAGCCTGGCCGGCTACGATCAGACCGGTGCCGCGCTGGCGGATGGCCTCGCCGGCTTTACCCACCTGTTCAATGCGATGACGCAGTTCCTCAGCCGCGAACCCGGCATGGTCGGTGCCGCGCTCGAGGATCGCGCCAGCCACTTCGGGCTGATCGTCGACGGTCTCCACGTGCATCCGGCGGCGCTGCGCGTGGCGCTGCTCGCGCGCGGAATCGAGGGCGCGATGCTGGTGACCGACGCGATGCCGCCGGTCGGCGGCGCGCGCGATCACTTCACGCTGATGAGCCAGGAGATCGTCGTGATCGACGGAACCTGTCGCGGCCCCGACGGGACGCTGGCCGGCTCCGCGCTGAGCATGGCGCAATCGCTGCGCAATGCCATGGACATGCTCGGCTGCGACATCGTCGCGGCGTCGCGCATGGCCAGCGGCAATCCGGCGGCCTTCCTGCGGCTCGCGCACGAGACCGGCACGATCGCACCCGGACTGCGCGCCGATCTGGTCCTGCTCGACGACGCGCGGCGGGTCCGCGCCACCTGGATCGGCGGCATGCGCGAGGATCACGGCGAGTGA
- a CDS encoding SIS domain-containing protein, giving the protein MSKEAREAPARCVEQLRRNAELVRAAGRTLRELAPPFAATLARGSSDQAAAFAKFLLETHAGMPTLSHAPSIGSLYHATSSRFHGVPLIAISQSGRSPDLLAAADDARAQGAILVAIVNDADSPLAERAQIVIPVHAGPETSVAATKSFVCTLVALTHLIAEWSQDAALLAALDDIASVLEDAASADWTTAVASLKDARQMLVLGRGPTFPIAGEASLKLKETCSLHAEAFSSAEVAHGPMTLVGDGDPVLALAPLDVARSGLRERLEDFAARGATVIAAGLAEDVGPASFVLPSRTDVHPVLGAIAQIQSFYGLANALSLARGYDPDKPPHLNKVTRTL; this is encoded by the coding sequence ATGTCCAAGGAGGCGCGCGAAGCGCCCGCGCGGTGCGTCGAGCAGCTGCGCCGGAATGCCGAGCTCGTGCGCGCAGCCGGGCGAACGCTACGCGAGCTGGCGCCGCCGTTCGCGGCCACGCTGGCGCGGGGCAGTTCGGATCAGGCGGCGGCGTTTGCCAAGTTCCTGCTCGAAACCCACGCCGGCATGCCGACGCTCAGCCACGCGCCGTCGATCGGCTCGCTGTACCACGCGACATCTTCGCGGTTTCACGGCGTGCCGCTGATCGCGATCTCGCAGTCCGGCCGCAGCCCCGACCTGCTGGCCGCTGCCGACGATGCGCGCGCACAGGGCGCGATCCTCGTCGCGATCGTCAACGACGCCGACTCGCCGCTCGCCGAACGCGCGCAGATCGTGATCCCGGTCCATGCCGGGCCGGAGACCAGCGTCGCCGCGACCAAGAGCTTCGTCTGCACGCTCGTCGCGCTCACGCATCTCATCGCCGAATGGAGCCAGGACGCCGCGCTGCTCGCCGCCCTCGACGATATCGCGTCCGTGCTCGAGGACGCGGCGAGCGCCGACTGGACCACCGCGGTCGCCTCGCTCAAGGATGCCCGCCAGATGCTGGTGCTCGGCCGCGGCCCCACCTTCCCGATCGCCGGCGAGGCGTCGCTCAAACTGAAGGAGACCTGCAGCCTGCACGCCGAAGCCTTCAGCAGTGCAGAAGTCGCGCACGGCCCGATGACGCTCGTCGGCGACGGCGATCCCGTTCTGGCGCTGGCGCCGCTGGACGTAGCGCGCAGCGGGCTGCGCGAGCGGCTCGAGGACTTCGCGGCACGCGGCGCGACGGTGATCGCCGCAGGCTTGGCCGAGGACGTCGGGCCGGCCAGCTTCGTGCTGCCCTCGCGAACCGACGTGCATCCGGTACTGGGCGCGATCGCGCAGATCCAGAGCTTTTACGGGCTCGCCAACGCGCTGTCGCTGGCGCGGGGCTACGATCCCGACAAGCCACCGCATCTCAACAAGGTGACGCGCACCTTATGA
- a CDS encoding anhydro-N-acetylmuramic acid kinase yields the protein MLVMGYMSGTSLDGVDVAMIETDGERIAAFGPTALIDFSATERKTIEQATRDALVWDGDGAPPTSFRHAEAVIDDVHLRAGRHAIEQTGRHPDLVGFHGQTLLHRPERALSVQVGDPQALADALGIPVVAQLRQDDLRAGGQGAPLVPAYHAALAEHLGLPRPLAFLNVGGVANLTWVGEDDTLVAFDTGPGNGLIDLLVQARSTGRYDDGGRLAAAGKVDHRVLQTLLSHEHFRARGPKSLDRHDFPLEWTRDHSLEDAAATLTVFTAEAIALAATTLPAPPAMWVVCGGGSHNPTMMRALRERLGHCQTADEIGLRGDFVEAEAMAFLAVRSLLGLPLTYPGTTGVPRPSTGGRLFKPASLPDVQPN from the coding sequence ATGCTGGTGATGGGATATATGAGCGGCACCTCGCTCGACGGCGTCGATGTCGCCATGATCGAGACCGATGGTGAACGGATCGCCGCGTTCGGCCCGACCGCCCTAATCGACTTCTCCGCCACGGAACGCAAAACAATCGAGCAGGCGACGCGCGACGCGCTCGTCTGGGACGGCGACGGCGCTCCGCCGACCTCCTTCCGGCACGCCGAGGCAGTGATCGACGACGTACACCTGCGCGCCGGGCGCCATGCCATCGAGCAAACTGGGCGACACCCCGATCTTGTCGGCTTCCATGGGCAGACGCTCCTTCACCGGCCCGAGCGCGCGCTTTCCGTTCAGGTTGGGGACCCCCAAGCGCTCGCCGATGCGCTCGGAATACCTGTGGTCGCCCAGCTGCGGCAGGACGATCTGAGGGCCGGCGGGCAAGGCGCGCCGCTGGTGCCTGCCTATCACGCCGCGTTGGCCGAGCACCTCGGCCTTCCGCGACCCCTCGCGTTTCTTAACGTGGGCGGCGTCGCGAATCTGACGTGGGTCGGTGAGGACGACACGTTGGTGGCGTTCGACACAGGGCCCGGCAATGGACTTATCGACCTGCTCGTGCAGGCGCGTAGTACCGGGCGTTACGATGATGGTGGACGCCTCGCGGCTGCTGGCAAGGTCGATCACCGGGTCCTGCAGACGCTCCTTTCCCATGAGCATTTCCGCGCAAGGGGTCCAAAGTCGCTCGACCGGCACGACTTTCCACTCGAATGGACCCGGGATCATTCGCTCGAGGATGCGGCGGCGACGTTGACCGTTTTTACCGCCGAGGCCATCGCGCTCGCGGCGACCACCCTGCCCGCCCCGCCGGCGATGTGGGTCGTTTGCGGGGGTGGCAGCCACAACCCGACAATGATGCGCGCATTGCGCGAACGGCTCGGCCACTGCCAGACCGCCGACGAAATCGGCCTGCGTGGAGACTTTGTGGAAGCCGAAGCGATGGCTTTCCTAGCGGTACGCAGCCTCCTCGGACTTCCTCTAACTTATCCGGGTACTACCGGCGTGCCGCGCCCCTCCACCGGCGGACGGCTGTTCAAGCCAGCATCGCTTCCGGACGTACAACCAAATTAA
- a CDS encoding TonB-dependent receptor domain-containing protein: MPDATADAAPPSDDIIVTGTRIPIPGLTSSSPVASIGEEQIKLQSALTIEDFSTKIPQLSGGVRQGSQGSDAFGAQVIELRNFGQSRSLVLIDGTRAAPFSFRNSVDVNAIPASLIKRVDVLTGGAAAVYGADAVAGVVNFILNDDYQGIRFTASTRLSVNGGAQYGGSLMMGTKLGDRGNIVIAADYTQRDPIRAGQRDWAATPNQTIPSIGGVFTDVASGRRFGFADDGAFTTRPSATSNISDSYPLISPLKRINVAALYKYEITPQVELYGRAMYTNSRTEETGTPGATPASVNRTVSISQSNPFLTDAIRNQLTFVNGAAQVNVSRSLAELGLVTYKTERNTLQFQSGLRGPLTDAVNWNIYAQYGRSTENSLIKGDGLVTNAAGADNFTSIVNTVNIFGPNQDALAGALGSTINGFNRKRDQFVTAGTISGTLEELFSLPAGPIGFAVGVEYRRETATIDQDSALLTGNTYRQGVQAAYSGSFDVAELYGEALIPLIHDTPFIRKLDIGGAYRLSDYNLFGTHGTWKVEANWEVDRNLRFRGTYQRVLRTPNFGEFAASTSSLPFNNLVTVDRLKPRYGGDPCVLGTGNGEQCARFGAPAAGSANSNAASYLTGNYYYGGNPDIEPETGYTTTAGVVITPSFLPGLNVTVDWYELDLRGAVGVIQPIAAITSCYITNPTAGNPLCALVTRNANGTFKDAFVNNQNLGRLLQRGLDITGSYTLRGDWLPGRGVRASYQGNIVTSYLIQANSTVSAVQCKGTFGATCSSDGTTLVQPAYRHTAGLGVLLDKGVIQFDWQRIGKVRSSAAGSTETIKAQNTFDLSASYDFTDVVTMTAGVYNMFDKDPPRVSTGGVFNTFPDTYDILGRTIGFSLTAHL; encoded by the coding sequence GTGCCCGACGCCACCGCGGATGCGGCGCCGCCGAGCGACGACATCATCGTCACCGGCACCCGGATCCCCATCCCCGGCCTTACTTCGAGCAGCCCAGTCGCGTCGATCGGCGAAGAGCAGATCAAGCTCCAGTCCGCGCTCACGATCGAGGATTTCTCGACCAAGATCCCGCAGCTCTCAGGCGGCGTGCGCCAAGGCTCGCAGGGCAGCGACGCGTTCGGCGCCCAGGTAATCGAACTGCGCAACTTCGGCCAGAGCCGCTCGCTCGTGCTGATCGACGGCACCCGCGCGGCACCCTTCAGCTTCCGCAACTCGGTCGACGTCAACGCGATTCCGGCCTCGCTCATCAAGCGGGTCGACGTGCTCACCGGCGGCGCCGCCGCGGTCTATGGCGCGGACGCGGTCGCCGGCGTCGTCAACTTTATCCTCAACGACGACTATCAGGGCATCCGCTTCACCGCCTCCACCCGCCTGTCGGTCAACGGCGGCGCGCAATATGGCGGCTCGCTGATGATGGGCACGAAGCTTGGCGATCGGGGCAACATCGTCATCGCCGCCGACTATACCCAGCGCGACCCGATCCGCGCCGGCCAGCGCGACTGGGCCGCAACGCCCAACCAGACGATCCCCAGCATCGGCGGCGTCTTCACCGACGTTGCGAGCGGCCGCAGGTTCGGCTTTGCCGACGACGGTGCGTTCACCACCAGGCCTTCGGCCACGTCGAACATCTCGGACAGCTATCCGCTAATCTCGCCGCTCAAGCGCATCAACGTTGCGGCGCTCTACAAATACGAGATCACGCCACAGGTCGAGCTCTACGGCCGCGCGATGTATACTAATTCACGCACGGAGGAGACCGGAACGCCCGGCGCAACCCCGGCGTCGGTGAACCGCACCGTTTCGATCAGCCAAAGCAACCCGTTCCTGACCGATGCGATCCGCAACCAGCTGACCTTCGTCAACGGCGCCGCGCAGGTGAACGTGTCGCGCTCGCTGGCCGAACTCGGACTCGTAACTTATAAGACGGAACGCAACACGCTGCAGTTCCAGTCGGGGCTGCGCGGGCCGCTGACCGACGCGGTGAACTGGAACATCTACGCGCAATATGGCCGTTCGACTGAAAATTCGCTGATCAAGGGCGACGGTCTCGTCACCAACGCGGCGGGTGCGGACAATTTCACGTCGATCGTCAACACGGTCAACATCTTCGGGCCCAATCAGGATGCGCTTGCAGGTGCGCTAGGTAGCACGATCAACGGCTTCAACCGCAAACGCGACCAGTTCGTTACGGCGGGCACGATCAGCGGCACGCTCGAAGAACTGTTCTCGCTGCCCGCCGGTCCGATCGGCTTTGCCGTCGGCGTCGAATATCGCCGCGAGACCGCGACCATTGACCAAGATTCCGCGCTGCTGACCGGCAATACCTACCGGCAGGGCGTACAGGCCGCCTACAGCGGGTCGTTCGACGTCGCAGAGCTCTACGGCGAAGCATTGATACCGCTGATCCACGACACGCCGTTCATTCGCAAGCTCGATATCGGCGGTGCCTATCGCCTGTCCGATTACAATCTGTTCGGCACGCACGGCACCTGGAAGGTCGAGGCCAATTGGGAAGTCGATCGCAACCTGCGGTTCCGCGGCACCTATCAGCGCGTGTTGCGCACGCCGAATTTCGGTGAGTTCGCCGCCAGCACGTCGTCTTTGCCGTTCAACAACCTTGTGACCGTCGATCGGCTCAAGCCGCGGTACGGCGGGGATCCCTGCGTGCTAGGTACCGGCAATGGGGAGCAATGCGCCCGCTTCGGCGCCCCAGCGGCCGGGTCCGCGAACTCCAACGCTGCCAGCTACCTGACCGGCAATTATTATTACGGCGGCAACCCGGACATTGAACCCGAGACCGGCTACACAACGACCGCAGGCGTGGTGATCACACCGTCGTTCCTTCCGGGCCTCAACGTCACGGTCGACTGGTACGAACTCGACCTGCGCGGCGCGGTCGGCGTGATCCAGCCGATCGCGGCGATCACCAGTTGCTACATCACCAACCCGACTGCGGGCAATCCACTGTGCGCGCTTGTCACGCGTAACGCGAACGGCACGTTCAAAGACGCGTTCGTCAACAACCAAAATCTCGGACGGTTGCTGCAGCGCGGGCTTGACATCACGGGTAGCTACACGCTGCGCGGGGACTGGTTGCCGGGCAGAGGCGTGCGCGCAAGCTACCAGGGCAACATCGTCACGTCCTATCTGATCCAGGCCAACTCCACCGTCTCGGCGGTGCAGTGCAAGGGAACGTTCGGCGCCACCTGCTCCAGCGACGGCACGACGCTCGTCCAGCCGGCGTATCGGCATACCGCCGGTCTCGGCGTGCTGCTCGACAAGGGCGTGATCCAGTTCGACTGGCAGCGTATCGGCAAGGTACGGTCGAGTGCCGCGGGATCGACCGAGACGATTAAGGCCCAAAACACCTTTGACCTTTCTGCGTCCTACGACTTCACCGACGTGGTCACAATGACCGCAGGCGTCTACAACATGTTCGACAAGGATCCCCCGCGCGTGTCGACCGGCGGCGTCTTCAACACCTTCCCCGATACCTACGACATCCTCGGGCGCACGATCGGCTTCTCACTGACAGCTCATCTCTGA